A portion of the Vicingus serpentipes genome contains these proteins:
- a CDS encoding sodium-translocating pyrophosphatase: MESMMIYMPIAMAILGLLYMMVKKGWVMKQDAGDGKMKEIADHIYEGALAFLKAEYKLLAMFVVGASIVLAGVAFVVPTTEYLIIVAFIIGAIFSALAGNMGMKIATQTNVRTTQAAKTSLPNALKVSFGGGTVMGLGVAGLAVLGLTAFFILFFNLYMGGVWTNTADMTVVLETLAGFSLGAESIALFARVGGGIYTKAADVGADLVGKVEAGIPEDDPRNPATIADNVGDNVGDVAGMGADLFGSYVATVLAAMVLGNYVIQDMGGAIQDAFGGIGPILLPMAIAGIGIIISIIGTLLVKISSNDAKEAEVQKALNIGNWTSIILVAGACFGLVTWMLPETMQMNFFGEGTREISSLRVFYATLVGLVVGAGISSFTEYYTGLGKKPILKIVQQSSTGAGTNIIAGLATGMISTFSSVLLFAAAIWSSYAFAGFYGVALAASAMMATTAMQLAIDAFGPIADNAGGIAEMSEQEPIVRERTDILDSVGNTTAATGKGFAIASAALTSLALFAAYVTFTGIDGINIFKAPVLAMLFVGGMIPVVFSALAMNAVGKAAMEMVEEVRRQFREIPGIMEGTGKPEYGKCVDISTKASLKQMMLPGILTIGFPIAIVIIGMIVYPDNNLLVAEMLGGYMAGVTVSGVLWAIFQNNAGGAWDNAKKSFEAGVEINGEMTYKGSDAHKAAVTGDTVGDPFKDTSGPSMNILIKLTCLIGLVIAPILGGHTNDAHAEEAEVVIEEVIETIDTPTVIKNEKVVKWTGRKVGGMHEGTIAISESTVKLEENALSGSVTVDMTKMICTDIEPGEDNDNLIGHLKDDDFFAVEAHPTATIKIINSVKDEESDGWYKVTAELTIKGVTNGIEFPVYVEQKEGAIHIETTFAIDRTDYGIEYGSKSIVGKIAGKFIYDEIELNINTEL, from the coding sequence ATGGAATCAATGATGATTTATATGCCAATAGCAATGGCAATATTAGGCCTTCTTTACATGATGGTAAAGAAAGGTTGGGTAATGAAGCAAGATGCTGGTGATGGTAAAATGAAAGAAATTGCCGATCATATTTATGAAGGTGCATTAGCATTCTTAAAAGCTGAATATAAATTACTTGCAATGTTTGTAGTTGGTGCTAGTATTGTATTAGCTGGAGTAGCTTTTGTTGTTCCTACTACTGAATATTTAATTATTGTTGCTTTTATTATTGGAGCTATTTTTTCTGCATTAGCAGGAAACATGGGAATGAAAATAGCAACACAAACTAACGTAAGAACTACTCAAGCAGCAAAAACTAGCTTACCAAACGCTTTAAAGGTGTCTTTTGGTGGTGGTACTGTAATGGGATTAGGCGTTGCTGGATTAGCTGTTTTAGGTTTAACTGCATTCTTTATTTTGTTCTTTAACTTATATATGGGTGGTGTTTGGACAAATACGGCTGACATGACTGTTGTTCTTGAAACATTAGCTGGATTCTCATTAGGTGCTGAATCAATTGCTTTATTTGCAAGAGTTGGTGGTGGTATTTATACTAAAGCTGCCGATGTTGGTGCTGATTTAGTAGGTAAAGTTGAAGCAGGTATTCCTGAAGATGACCCTCGTAATCCTGCTACAATTGCAGATAACGTTGGTGACAACGTTGGTGATGTTGCTGGTATGGGAGCTGACTTATTTGGTTCTTATGTTGCAACAGTATTAGCAGCTATGGTTTTAGGAAACTATGTTATACAAGATATGGGTGGTGCAATTCAAGATGCTTTTGGCGGAATTGGTCCTATCTTGTTGCCTATGGCAATTGCTGGTATTGGTATTATTATTTCAATAATTGGTACATTATTAGTTAAAATTTCATCTAACGATGCAAAAGAAGCTGAAGTACAAAAAGCATTAAATATTGGTAACTGGACTTCTATTATTTTAGTTGCAGGTGCTTGTTTTGGTTTAGTAACTTGGATGTTACCTGAAACAATGCAAATGAATTTCTTTGGTGAAGGAACTAGAGAAATATCTTCTTTAAGAGTATTTTATGCAACATTAGTTGGATTAGTTGTTGGAGCTGGTATTTCTTCATTTACTGAATACTATACTGGTTTAGGTAAAAAACCTATCTTAAAAATAGTTCAACAATCATCTACTGGAGCAGGAACAAACATTATTGCTGGTTTAGCAACTGGTATGATATCTACATTCTCTTCTGTTTTGCTATTTGCAGCTGCAATATGGTCTTCTTATGCTTTTGCTGGATTTTATGGTGTTGCTTTAGCTGCCTCTGCAATGATGGCTACTACAGCTATGCAATTAGCAATTGATGCTTTTGGACCAATAGCAGATAACGCTGGAGGTATTGCTGAAATGAGTGAACAAGAACCAATCGTTAGAGAAAGAACAGATATTTTAGATTCAGTTGGAAATACAACTGCTGCAACTGGTAAAGGTTTTGCTATTGCTTCTGCAGCATTAACTTCTTTAGCATTATTTGCTGCTTATGTTACATTTACTGGAATTGATGGAATTAATATTTTTAAAGCACCTGTATTAGCAATGTTATTTGTTGGAGGTATGATTCCTGTTGTATTCTCAGCATTAGCAATGAATGCAGTTGGTAAAGCTGCAATGGAAATGGTTGAAGAAGTTAGACGTCAGTTTAGAGAAATTCCAGGTATTATGGAAGGAACTGGTAAACCTGAATACGGGAAATGTGTTGATATTTCGACTAAAGCATCTTTAAAACAAATGATGTTGCCAGGTATCTTAACAATTGGTTTCCCTATTGCAATTGTAATTATTGGAATGATTGTTTATCCTGATAACAACTTATTAGTTGCTGAAATGTTAGGTGGTTATATGGCTGGTGTTACTGTTAGTGGTGTTCTTTGGGCTATTTTTCAAAACAACGCTGGTGGCGCATGGGATAATGCTAAAAAATCATTTGAAGCAGGTGTTGAAATTAATGGTGAAATGACTTACAAAGGTTCAGATGCTCATAAAGCTGCTGTAACTGGAGATACTGTTGGTGATCCTTTTAAAGATACTTCTGGACCTTCAATGAACATTTTAATCAAATTAACTTGTTTAATTGGATTAGTTATAGCTCCTATATTAGGCGGTCATACAAATGATGCTCATGCAGAAGAAGCTGAAGTTGTTATTGAAGAAGTAATTGAAACTATAGATACTCCTACAGTTATTAAAAATGAAAAAGTTGTAAAATGGACAGGGAGAAAAGTTGGAGGAATGCATGAGGGAACAATTGCAATTTCTGAATCTACTGTTAAATTAGAAGAAAATGCACTTTCAGGAAGTGTGACTGTAGATATGACAAAAATGATTTGTACAGATATCGAACCTGGAGAAGACAATGATAATTTAATAGGACACTTAAAAGATGATGACTTCTTTGCAGTTGAAGCTCACCCTACCGCAACAATAAAGATTATAAATTCAGTTAAAGATGAAGAAAGTGATGGTTGGTACAAAGTAACTGCAGAATTAACAATAAAAGGAGTAACTAATGGAATAGAGTTCCCAGTTTATGTTGAGCAAAAAGAGGGGGCAATTCATATAGAAACTACTTTTGCTATTGATAGAACAGATTATGGAATTGAATATGGCTCTAAATCTATTGTTGGAAAGATTGCTGGTAAATTTATTTATGACGAAATAGAATTAAACATTAATACTGAGCTATAA
- a CDS encoding deoxynucleoside kinase codes for MLVAVAGNIGSGKTTLTTLLAKHYNWETHFEDVDENPYLNDFYNDMQRWSFNLQVYYMTSRISKIQEINASGKATIQDRTLYEDAYIFAPNLHSMGLMTTRDFETYFSLFKLQETFIQPPDLLIYLRASVPTLVNQIQKRGRDYEESIRLDYLKRLNERYEAWISTYDQGKILIVDVDNNNFSEKAEDLGKIINGIDAELHGLFESK; via the coding sequence ATGCTTGTAGCTGTTGCCGGAAATATAGGCTCTGGAAAAACCACATTAACCACTTTATTAGCAAAACATTATAATTGGGAAACTCATTTTGAAGATGTTGATGAAAATCCATATTTGAATGATTTTTATAACGACATGCAACGTTGGTCATTTAACCTTCAGGTTTATTATATGACAAGTAGAATTAGTAAAATTCAAGAAATTAATGCAAGTGGTAAAGCAACTATTCAAGATAGAACATTGTACGAAGATGCTTATATTTTTGCACCTAACCTTCACTCAATGGGTTTAATGACAACAAGGGATTTTGAGACTTACTTTTCTTTATTTAAGTTGCAAGAAACTTTTATTCAACCCCCAGATTTATTAATTTACTTAAGAGCTTCTGTCCCTACACTAGTTAATCAAATACAAAAGAGAGGAAGAGATTATGAAGAAAGTATTCGTTTAGACTATTTAAAGCGTTTAAATGAACGTTATGAAGCTTGGATATCTACTTATGACCAAGGTAAAATTTTAATCGTTGATGTAGATAATAATAACTTTTCAGAAAAGGCTGAAGATCTAGGTAAAATAATTAATGGTATTGATGCCGAACTTCACGGTTTGTTTGAAAGTAAATAA